In Chloroflexota bacterium, one DNA window encodes the following:
- a CDS encoding LamG domain-containing protein codes for MKRATWILATFVLLCAWSFVTLTSARPSHAQGTNYSLRFYGHGVGDIDRVKIPIDPQVPADVGAGDLTFEFWMKANAGENAGTASCGANDGWITANIIFDRDVFNSGDYGDYGIALGSGRIAFGANNGSSGTTVCGNTTVANGIWHHIAVTRNSSGTIRLYVDGSLDIAAPVNGPTGNLSYRDGRTTSFPNSDPFLVIGAEKHDAGSQYPSFKGWVDEVRISNSIRYSANFTRPGAPFTTDANTMALYHFDEGPAGLCATNQTILDSSGASGGPSNGTCKPGGSAPAGPVYTTDIPFAVGGATNTPTSSRTNTPTSTATGTRTITPTSTPTSTRTITPTSTATNTTTNTPTLTPTPPPPVPSTTFLPMIFKLDAIILFVLGLVLVGLIYFISHRTAKVHD; via the coding sequence ATGAAACGCGCGACGTGGATTCTCGCGACATTCGTGTTGCTGTGTGCGTGGTCGTTCGTTACGTTGACGTCCGCGCGTCCCAGTCACGCGCAAGGAACGAATTATTCGTTGCGCTTTTACGGACATGGCGTCGGTGACATTGATCGCGTCAAGATTCCAATTGATCCGCAAGTGCCTGCCGATGTCGGCGCGGGCGATTTGACGTTCGAGTTTTGGATGAAGGCGAACGCCGGTGAAAACGCCGGCACCGCGAGTTGCGGCGCGAATGATGGCTGGATCACGGCGAACATTATTTTCGATCGCGATGTGTTCAATAGCGGAGATTACGGTGATTACGGCATCGCGCTGGGTAGTGGCAGGATTGCGTTCGGTGCGAACAATGGATCAAGTGGCACGACCGTATGTGGCAACACTACTGTGGCGAATGGAATATGGCATCACATCGCCGTTACTCGTAATTCTAGTGGTACAATACGACTCTATGTAGATGGGTCACTTGATATTGCCGCGCCGGTGAATGGTCCGACCGGTAACCTTAGTTATCGCGACGGACGCACGACGAGTTTTCCCAACAGTGATCCCTTCCTCGTTATCGGCGCGGAAAAACACGATGCTGGTTCGCAATATCCCTCGTTCAAGGGCTGGGTTGACGAAGTTCGCATTTCGAATTCAATTCGGTACAGCGCGAATTTCACGCGCCCCGGTGCGCCGTTTACGACCGATGCCAACACGATGGCGTTGTACCATTTCGACGAAGGACCTGCCGGGTTGTGCGCGACGAATCAGACGATCCTCGATAGTTCCGGCGCGAGCGGCGGACCCAGCAACGGAACGTGCAAGCCCGGCGGCTCTGCCCCAGCCGGTCCCGTTTACACAACAGACATTCCCTTTGCGGTTGGCGGCGCGACGAACACCCCAACCAGTTCGCGCACCAACACACCGACGAGCACAGCAACCGGTACGCGCACCATCACGCCAACGAGCACGCCAACCAGTACGCGCACCATCACGCCGACGAGCACGGCAACGAACACGACAACGAACACGCCAACCTTAACACCGACGCCACCGCCGCCGGTGCCGAGCACGACTTTCTTACCGATGATTTTCAAACTGGACGCGATTATCCTATTCGTGCTGGGATTGGTTTTAGTTGGGCTGATCTATTTTATTTCACATCGCACTGCTAAAGTGCATGACTAA
- a CDS encoding LamG domain-containing protein — MSTLRLAIGSRFLLAGLAFLGLLILVPTIQAQSAGYSLRFYGHGVGDIDRIKIRIDPQVPVDVGATDFTFEFWLKASPGENTGAAYCNADDGWIYGNIIFDRDVYFDGDYGDFGIALSGGRIAFGVNNGSSGITLCGATNLADSVWHHVALTRNRVTGELRAYVDGRLDGQANGPTGDVSYRDGRATNFPNSDPFLVIAAEKHDSGVEYPSFRGWLDEVRISNAIRYTANFARPTTFFVTDANTMALYRFDEGPAGACTGAILDATGASNGVCNYGGSAPAGPIYTTDTPFNPTAPIATPTNTPAVPATATATTIAAPTNTPTRTATNTAIPIATATRTSTPTATQTSTPTRTPTATGTATNTAIPVPTATRTSTPTSGTGNYALAFDGVNDVLVASRVIGASALTIEAWVRPAINNADGLVIVGSDDNFGWSLELNNGRASFWVATNLGWQLAQNTTSLVAGQWYHVAATYSAGSARVFVNGVGSTARSVGTLTQGPWLQFGGLIGYPYFTGALDEIRISNALRYTANFTPPTAPFTPDANTLGLWQFNEGAGQTARDASASGNAATLGTSTSPDSADPIWISGF, encoded by the coding sequence ATGAGTACGTTGCGTTTAGCCATTGGGAGCCGGTTTTTGCTCGCTGGTTTGGCATTCCTGGGTCTGCTCATTCTCGTACCGACCATTCAAGCGCAAAGCGCGGGCTACTCCTTACGGTTTTATGGACACGGCGTGGGTGACATTGACCGCATCAAGATTCGCATTGATCCCCAAGTGCCGGTGGATGTCGGCGCGACCGATTTCACGTTCGAGTTCTGGCTCAAGGCGAGTCCGGGCGAAAACACCGGCGCGGCGTATTGCAATGCGGACGACGGCTGGATCTATGGGAATATCATCTTTGATCGCGATGTGTACTTCGATGGCGACTATGGCGATTTCGGCATCGCGTTGAGCGGTGGCAGAATCGCGTTCGGCGTGAACAATGGATCGTCGGGCATAACGCTTTGCGGCGCGACGAATCTCGCCGATAGCGTGTGGCATCACGTCGCGCTAACGCGCAATCGCGTGACCGGCGAATTGCGCGCGTATGTAGATGGACGACTCGACGGTCAGGCGAACGGACCTACGGGCGATGTGAGTTATCGCGATGGACGCGCGACCAATTTCCCGAACAGCGATCCGTTCCTGGTCATCGCCGCAGAAAAACACGATTCCGGCGTCGAGTATCCCTCTTTTCGCGGCTGGTTGGACGAGGTTCGCATTTCCAACGCCATTCGCTACACCGCGAATTTTGCGCGACCGACGACATTCTTTGTAACCGACGCGAACACGATGGCGTTGTATCGCTTTGACGAAGGTCCGGCAGGGGCGTGCACCGGCGCGATTCTTGATGCCACGGGCGCGAGCAATGGTGTGTGCAATTACGGCGGCAGTGCGCCGGCAGGTCCGATTTATACAACCGATACACCATTTAATCCAACCGCGCCGATAGCAACGCCCACGAACACACCGGCTGTTCCTGCCACCGCGACTGCCACGACGATTGCCGCGCCAACGAATACGCCGACTAGAACCGCGACCAACACGGCGATACCTATCGCTACCGCGACGCGCACGAGTACGCCCACCGCGACGCAGACCAGTACGCCCACGCGCACGCCGACGGCAACCGGAACCGCGACCAACACGGCAATACCCGTTCCCACTGCGACGCGCACGAGTACGCCCACGTCGGGAACTGGGAATTATGCGCTCGCGTTCGATGGGGTGAACGACGTGCTAGTCGCGAGTCGTGTGATCGGCGCGAGCGCGTTGACGATTGAAGCGTGGGTACGACCCGCCATCAACAACGCGGATGGTCTTGTGATCGTCGGCAGTGATGACAATTTCGGATGGTCGCTCGAACTCAACAATGGGCGCGCGTCGTTCTGGGTCGCGACGAACCTGGGTTGGCAGCTCGCGCAGAATACGACGAGTTTGGTCGCGGGACAGTGGTATCACGTTGCCGCGACGTACTCCGCCGGCTCGGCGCGTGTGTTCGTGAACGGTGTCGGCTCGACCGCCCGGAGCGTCGGCACGTTGACCCAGGGACCCTGGTTGCAATTCGGGGGACTCATTGGGTATCCGTACTTCACTGGCGCGTTGGATGAGATACGCATTTCGAATGCGTTGCGCTACACGGCGAACTTTACGCCGCCGACCGCGCCATTTACGCCTGATGCAAACACGCTGGGCTTGTGGCAGTTCAACGAGGGCGCGGGACAAACCGCGCGCGATGCTTCCGCGTCCGGCAACGCCGCCACACTCGGTACGAGTACGAGTCCGGACAGCGCCGACCCGATTTGGATTTCCGGGTTCTAG
- a CDS encoding LamG domain-containing protein: MFTFRLTWRRGALGVMAFCVVLFFAQVSHAQGTNLSLRFYGHGSSAPDLDRVKIAIDPAVPADVGATDFTCEFWLKAATGENSGSVTCNQDDGWITGNVVFDRDVFGNGDYGDFGVALNSGKIAFGVNNGMTGTTVCGATNVANGAWHHIAVTRNATTGEIRMFVDGQLDAQVASVTGNISYRDGRLTSYPNSDPFLVLGAEKHDVGAAYPAFKGWLDEVRLSNSIRYTANFTRPVSAFTPDGNTVALYHFNEGPAGACTGAILDASNASGGPSNGACQYGGAAPAGPVYTTDVPFGPPTAVQVSNLRVRGESTDWMWLILGGLGTGALALGVWWRRR, translated from the coding sequence ATGTTTACTTTTCGACTGACTTGGCGCAGAGGCGCACTGGGCGTGATGGCTTTTTGTGTTGTCCTGTTTTTCGCGCAGGTTAGTCACGCACAAGGCACTAACTTGTCGCTCCGTTTTTACGGACACGGCTCTAGCGCGCCGGATTTGGATCGCGTGAAAATCGCGATTGACCCAGCCGTGCCGGCGGATGTAGGCGCAACCGATTTCACTTGCGAGTTTTGGCTCAAAGCGGCGACCGGCGAAAATTCCGGGAGCGTAACCTGCAATCAAGACGATGGTTGGATTACGGGTAATGTGGTCTTTGATCGCGATGTGTTCGGCAATGGTGATTACGGCGATTTTGGCGTCGCACTCAACAGCGGCAAAATCGCGTTCGGTGTGAATAATGGCATGACTGGCACAACCGTGTGCGGCGCGACAAATGTGGCGAATGGCGCGTGGCATCATATCGCGGTGACGCGTAACGCGACCACCGGCGAGATTCGCATGTTTGTGGACGGGCAGTTGGATGCCCAAGTCGCTAGCGTGACCGGCAACATCAGTTATCGCGATGGACGGCTGACGAGTTATCCGAACAGCGATCCGTTCCTCGTCCTCGGCGCGGAAAAACACGACGTTGGCGCGGCGTACCCCGCGTTCAAAGGTTGGCTCGACGAGGTTCGCCTTTCAAACTCGATTCGTTACACCGCGAATTTTACACGACCGGTCTCCGCCTTTACACCCGATGGCAACACGGTCGCGTTGTACCACTTTAATGAAGGACCCGCGGGTGCGTGCACCGGCGCTATTCTCGACGCGTCCAACGCGAGCGGTGGACCGAGCAACGGCGCGTGTCAGTACGGCGGCGCTGCACCCGCCGGTCCGGTCTACACAACCGATGTGCCATTCGGTCCGCCAACGGCGGTGCAAGTTTCAAACCTGAGAGTGCGCGGCGAATCAACGGATTGGATGTGGCTGATACTCGGTGGGCTTGGCACGGGCGCGCTTGCGCTCGGTGTGTGGTGGAGACGGCGATGA
- a CDS encoding family 16 glycosylhydrolase: protein MIHNNVIHKPILLYVFVMITLASVMITLGLARPRRVVAQSGGGTFTHTSVADFSAVCALPTNVSVSSANGGELRLNATVEDYFDGAAIDGTRWTFGISNPAAGNTNLPVVSGGQVTLDGNYMLSQARITAIPRVYETRARLMRTPNTSGRPDLGFYRDQPPLYTPDFNTTAIRLFIGGDAEPNNLIVRGRNAVDTPVDIDILDPDKTQFHTFRIEWESAQTRFYIDDVLQAPMTIDTTVINSWVFLYHQDPSAYGATPLDVDWVRGGQYPPSGSYVSCPLDASQVVAWTTVAITDTIPSGTGIAYRTRTSNDGNTWSAWSAPVSNTLTSPNGRYLQYAVDLTSSDVMRSPEVQQVSVTFAPTSEPTSTPTATATNTPTSTPTSTATATNTPTSTPTSTATATATNTPTNTPTSTATATWTNTPVTATATATRTPTITRTPTITRTPTRTRTPTRTRTPTRTATATRTATITRTPTQVAVTATPTNTPAPGTPTATATNTPIPPTATATRTNTPIPPTATATRTNTPIVPTATPTRTNTPPPSGNYGLQFDGVNDLAAANPVNSVGPLTVESWVRPGVNGATGLIVVAANDNTGWSLELTNGMATFWVATNLGWQSVQHPTALPANQWSHIAATYSAGSVRVFVNGNASAAATVGTLTQGPALRFGGLTGYPFLNGTLDDVRISNLARYTANFAPPAALALDGNTIGLWTFNEGVGQTTADASPSGNNATLGANASSGADDPIWSAVTR, encoded by the coding sequence ATGATACACAACAATGTGATTCACAAACCAATTTTGCTCTATGTGTTTGTGATGATTACGCTAGCCAGTGTGATGATAACATTGGGATTGGCGCGACCGCGTCGCGTAGTCGCGCAGAGCGGCGGCGGAACGTTTACGCATACGAGTGTCGCCGATTTTAGCGCGGTCTGCGCTTTGCCGACGAACGTGAGTGTGAGTAGCGCGAACGGCGGCGAGTTGCGCTTGAACGCAACCGTCGAAGATTATTTCGACGGCGCGGCGATTGACGGGACGCGCTGGACTTTTGGCATCTCGAATCCGGCAGCGGGCAACACGAATTTGCCCGTCGTATCCGGCGGTCAAGTTACGCTGGACGGAAACTATATGCTGTCGCAAGCCAGGATCACCGCGATCCCGCGCGTGTACGAAACGCGTGCGCGTCTGATGCGAACGCCGAATACCTCCGGGCGTCCCGACCTGGGTTTTTATCGCGATCAACCGCCGTTGTACACTCCGGATTTCAATACGACCGCGATCCGTTTGTTCATTGGAGGCGACGCCGAACCGAACAATTTGATTGTGCGCGGGCGCAATGCAGTTGACACGCCGGTTGACATTGACATCCTCGACCCGGACAAGACCCAGTTCCATACGTTCCGCATCGAATGGGAGTCTGCCCAAACACGTTTTTACATTGACGATGTGTTGCAAGCGCCGATGACGATTGACACGACGGTGATCAATTCCTGGGTCTTTTTATATCATCAAGACCCCAGCGCGTACGGCGCGACTCCGCTCGATGTGGATTGGGTGCGCGGAGGACAATATCCGCCAAGTGGTTCGTACGTATCGTGCCCGTTGGATGCGAGCCAGGTCGTGGCTTGGACGACGGTCGCGATAACGGACACAATCCCATCCGGCACCGGGATTGCGTATCGCACGCGCACCTCGAATGACGGCAACACTTGGTCGGCGTGGTCTGCGCCAGTCTCCAACACGCTCACCAGTCCGAATGGTCGTTACTTGCAATATGCGGTAGACCTGACTTCGAGTGATGTGATGCGTTCACCCGAAGTGCAGCAAGTGAGCGTCACTTTTGCGCCGACCAGTGAGCCAACCAGCACTCCAACCGCGACGGCGACGAACACACCGACCAGTACGCCCACGAGCACCGCGACGGCGACGAACACGCCAACCAGTACACCCACGAGCACCGCGACCGCGACGGCGACGAACACGCCGACGAACACGCCGACGAGCACCGCCACCGCAACGTGGACGAACACTCCTGTGACTGCAACGGCGACCGCGACACGCACGCCCACGATCACGCGCACACCCACGATCACGCGCACGCCCACGCGCACGCGCACACCAACCCGTACTCGCACACCCACGCGTACTGCAACGGCAACGCGAACCGCCACCATCACGCGCACGCCGACTCAGGTAGCGGTTACCGCCACGCCAACCAACACACCAGCGCCCGGCACGCCGACCGCGACGGCGACGAACACGCCGATCCCGCCGACCGCGACGGCAACGCGTACGAACACGCCAATTCCGCCGACCGCAACCGCGACGCGTACCAACACTCCTATCGTGCCGACCGCGACACCTACACGTACCAACACTCCGCCGCCGAGTGGCAACTATGGTTTGCAGTTCGACGGTGTGAATGATCTCGCCGCGGCGAATCCAGTTAACAGTGTCGGTCCGCTCACGGTTGAATCCTGGGTGCGCCCAGGCGTTAACGGCGCAACGGGTTTGATCGTCGTCGCGGCGAATGACAACACGGGCTGGTCGCTCGAACTGACGAACGGCATGGCAACATTCTGGGTCGCGACAAACCTGGGTTGGCAATCGGTGCAACATCCAACTGCGTTGCCGGCGAACCAATGGTCTCACATCGCCGCGACGTACTCCGCCGGGTCTGTGCGCGTCTTTGTAAACGGTAACGCGTCCGCTGCCGCGACGGTCGGTACGTTGACGCAGGGACCCGCGTTGCGCTTTGGCGGCTTGACCGGGTATCCGTTTTTGAATGGTACGCTCGACGACGTTCGTATCTCCAATCTCGCGCGTTATACCGCGAACTTTGCGCCGCCCGCCGCACTCGCGCTCGATGGAAACACGATTGGATTATGGACGTTTAATGAAGGAGTTGGGCAGACAACCGCCGACGCGTCACCATCCGGCAACAACGCAACGCTGGGAGCGAATGCGTCGAGCGGTGCGGATGATCCAATTTGGAGCGCGGTGACACGATGA
- the wecB gene encoding UDP-N-acetylglucosamine 2-epimerase (non-hydrolyzing): protein MKILSIVGARPEFVQAAPVSRALRTAHREILVHTGQHYDYQMSQAFFDELGIPAPDYNLEVGSGAQGKQTGEIMARLEEVVLKELPDLVLLRGDTNSTLAGALIASKLHVPAAHIEAGERSFDRRMPEEVNRIVADALADLHFCVSEKGVRQLAVEGVTQTAHFVGDVMLDAMMQNRALAHRQAGDVLSRVNVTPHQYALVTVHRAANTDDPARLANIVAALNGAREPVVFPAHPRTRKALANIGATFGAHVRVCEPVSYFEMMVLEENARLIATDSGGVQREAYFFGVPCITLRDETEWTETVAAGWNHLVGVEPARVLDAWRNAQTPAEHPPLFGDGHAAQQILAVLARVDLRYGIGDGQRRVNSPILALLK from the coding sequence ATGAAAATTCTCTCGATTGTCGGCGCGCGACCGGAATTTGTGCAAGCCGCGCCGGTGAGCCGCGCGCTCCGCACCGCGCACCGCGAAATTCTCGTCCATACCGGTCAGCACTATGACTACCAAATGTCGCAAGCATTTTTTGACGAACTCGGTATTCCCGCGCCGGATTACAACCTCGAAGTCGGTTCGGGCGCGCAAGGCAAACAGACCGGCGAAATCATGGCGCGGCTCGAAGAGGTCGTGCTGAAGGAATTACCCGACCTGGTTTTGTTGCGCGGCGATACTAACTCGACGCTGGCGGGCGCGCTCATCGCCAGCAAATTGCACGTACCCGCCGCGCACATCGAAGCCGGCGAACGCAGTTTTGATCGGCGGATGCCGGAAGAAGTGAATCGCATCGTCGCGGACGCGCTCGCCGATTTGCACTTTTGCGTCAGCGAAAAAGGCGTGCGCCAACTGGCGGTGGAGGGCGTGACGCAGACCGCGCATTTCGTCGGCGATGTGATGCTCGACGCGATGATGCAGAATCGCGCGCTCGCGCACCGCCAAGCCGGCGATGTGTTATCGCGCGTGAATGTGACGCCGCACCAGTACGCGCTCGTCACCGTGCATCGCGCCGCGAACACGGACGACCCGGCGCGGCTCGCGAACATCGTCGCCGCGTTGAACGGCGCGCGCGAGCCGGTCGTGTTCCCCGCGCATCCGCGCACGCGCAAGGCGCTCGCGAACATCGGCGCGACGTTCGGCGCGCACGTGCGCGTGTGCGAGCCGGTCAGTTACTTTGAGATGATGGTGCTCGAAGAAAACGCGCGGCTCATCGCGACCGATTCCGGCGGCGTGCAACGCGAGGCGTACTTTTTCGGCGTACCGTGCATCACGCTGCGCGACGAGACCGAGTGGACCGAAACGGTTGCGGCTGGATGGAATCACCTGGTTGGCGTCGAACCGGCGCGCGTGCTCGACGCGTGGCGCAACGCGCAAACCCCGGCGGAACATCCACCACTCTTCGGCGACGGACACGCAGCGCAACAAATTCTCGCGGTGCTCGCGCGTGTTGATCTGCGCTACGGCATCGGCGACGGGCAACGACGCGTCAACAGTCCGATTCTCGCGTTGTTAAAGTAG
- a CDS encoding twin-arginine translocation signal domain-containing protein yields MTNATSPTRRGLSRRQFLKIAGVAGATTVPLAFGYRWVADDSANLPNTRSPYARDPGWAVTDAPILVVVNNRVEHPFGAYLAEILRAEGLNCFRITRLAALDREMLARCALVIVSAGAWTRAESDRFSAYVANGGKLIALRPEASALFGVEQAAGVRAETNLKIESRYASGMNSPLQIHAAADSYRVTSAEIVARLTDDVGTRGDFPAVTLNRFGKGQAALWAFDLAQSIAYTRQGNPQWANQERDGREGIRAVDAFVGWMDLKRCEIPQADEQMRLFSRLINEMLTDVLPLPRVWYFPSQMDALLIATGDAHQAPAEAVEQVLARVESFGGRMSIYYTPGFWNGWRRGVFKVGGADALALFGGRWVEPTPTQVAQWRARGHEFGFHPYVEEGLENGARRYWQEFSTHGYAPVAPTVRTHRILWTGWVETARVQAGFGIRMNLDYYHYGTAFQRASGDWAYGYFTGSGVPMKFVDEQGRVLDILQQATQLVDEHLMKMPWGGGWANLTGDAAAHIARAAIDRALRDAPAALGAQFHVDPFAAGGDFAANATRFLDGTLAYAASRGMPIWNAEHWLRWSDTRHDAAFENLVWDATARRLAFQVTSRAAADVTMEILVPAQFNARRVARVEMDGAMVNTRARAVSGAEFAAIAMMAGTHRVVAMYE; encoded by the coding sequence ATGACTAACGCAACCTCTCCCACGCGGCGCGGACTCTCGCGTCGCCAATTTCTCAAGATTGCCGGCGTCGCGGGCGCGACAACCGTACCGCTCGCCTTCGGCTATCGCTGGGTCGCCGATGATTCGGCGAATCTTCCCAACACGCGTTCGCCGTACGCGCGCGACCCAGGTTGGGCGGTGACGGACGCGCCGATCCTGGTCGTCGTCAACAATCGCGTAGAGCATCCATTCGGCGCGTACCTCGCCGAAATTCTGCGCGCTGAGGGGTTGAACTGTTTTCGTATCACGCGACTCGCGGCGCTCGACCGCGAGATGCTCGCGCGATGCGCGCTGGTGATCGTGAGCGCCGGCGCGTGGACGCGCGCGGAAAGCGACCGGTTTAGCGCGTACGTCGCGAACGGCGGCAAGTTGATCGCGTTGCGACCCGAGGCGAGCGCACTGTTCGGCGTCGAGCAAGCCGCGGGCGTGCGCGCGGAAACGAATCTCAAAATCGAATCGCGCTACGCAAGTGGTATGAACTCGCCGTTGCAGATTCACGCCGCGGCAGATTCGTATCGCGTGACGAGCGCGGAGATCGTCGCGCGACTGACGGATGACGTGGGCACGCGCGGAGATTTTCCGGCGGTCACGCTCAATCGTTTTGGCAAAGGACAAGCCGCGCTCTGGGCGTTCGATCTCGCGCAGAGTATCGCGTACACGCGACAGGGCAATCCACAGTGGGCGAATCAAGAGCGCGACGGTCGCGAGGGTATTCGCGCGGTAGACGCATTTGTCGGCTGGATGGATTTGAAGCGTTGCGAAATTCCGCAGGCGGACGAGCAGATGCGTTTGTTCAGCCGGCTCATCAACGAAATGCTGACCGATGTGTTGCCCTTGCCGCGTGTGTGGTATTTTCCAAGCCAGATGGATGCTCTATTGATTGCGACTGGCGACGCGCATCAAGCGCCCGCGGAGGCGGTTGAACAGGTGCTCGCGCGCGTCGAATCGTTCGGCGGGCGGATGAGTATTTATTACACGCCGGGATTTTGGAATGGCTGGCGGCGCGGCGTGTTCAAAGTGGGCGGCGCGGACGCGCTGGCGTTGTTCGGCGGTCGCTGGGTCGAGCCGACGCCGACCCAGGTCGCGCAGTGGCGCGCGCGCGGTCACGAGTTTGGTTTTCATCCCTACGTCGAAGAAGGTTTGGAGAACGGCGCGCGACGATATTGGCAAGAATTTTCGACGCACGGATACGCGCCGGTCGCGCCGACGGTGCGGACGCATCGCATTTTGTGGACGGGCTGGGTCGAGACGGCGCGCGTGCAAGCCGGTTTCGGCATTCGGATGAATTTGGATTACTATCATTATGGCACGGCGTTCCAACGCGCGTCCGGCGATTGGGCATACGGTTATTTTACCGGCAGTGGTGTGCCGATGAAATTTGTGGACGAGCAAGGACGTGTGCTCGATATCCTCCAACAAGCCACGCAGTTGGTGGACGAGCATTTGATGAAAATGCCGTGGGGCGGTGGCTGGGCGAATCTGACCGGCGATGCTGCCGCGCACATCGCGCGCGCGGCGATAGACCGCGCGTTGCGCGACGCGCCGGCGGCGCTCGGCGCGCAGTTTCACGTTGACCCGTTCGCGGCGGGCGGCGATTTTGCCGCGAACGCGACGCGCTTTCTCGATGGCACGCTCGCGTACGCGGCGTCGCGCGGCATGCCGATTTGGAATGCCGAACATTGGTTGCGTTGGAGCGACACGCGGCACGACGCGGCATTCGAGAATCTCGTCTGGGATGCGACGGCGCGGCGCTTGGCGTTTCAAGTGACGAGCCGCGCGGCGGCGGATGTGACGATGGAGATACTCGTACCGGCGCAATTCAACGCGCGGCGTGTAGCGCGCGTCGAGATGGATGGCGCGATGGTGAACACGCGTGCGCGCGCAGTAAGCGGCGCGGAATTTGCGGCGATCGCGATGATGGCGGGTACGCATCGCGTTGTGGCGATGTACGAGTGA
- a CDS encoding NAD(P)/FAD-dependent oxidoreductase, whose protein sequence is MGITLGYLLARRGVPVEIFEASPVLGGLAGPLVLEDGTAVDRFYHAILSSDSSLRELSDDLGIADQLRFRETRMGFFHQGTIYSMNSVVEFLRFPPLGWVDRFRLGLNIAYAQVIRDWHALESVGVEDWLVQWSGRGTYENIWKPMLKAKFDGGFENTPATYIWARMVRTRSTRSGANQKEMSGHLIGGYATLMQAMAQKIESAGGKIHLKTPVQQVVLEQNRARGIRIRDTVREFDAVVVTMQAPVFRRLIPDAPAEYHDLLGKTDYLGIVCPLLVLDKPLTGYWTLNITDDRVPFTGVIETTAYIDPKYVGGYHLVYLPKYTAPDSDWQKKSDEEIRAIWLENLRKMFPTFDVQSIRYFLVHRERYVEPLHGLNSAHLIPTIQTPIAKLFLATTAQIYPALTNGESVTRHARQAAQVILASET, encoded by the coding sequence ATGGGCATCACGCTGGGTTATTTGCTCGCGCGGCGTGGTGTGCCCGTTGAGATATTCGAAGCGTCACCGGTGCTAGGTGGTCTGGCGGGACCGCTCGTGCTCGAAGATGGCACCGCCGTGGATCGCTTTTATCACGCGATTCTTTCGAGCGATAGTTCTTTGCGCGAGCTGAGTGACGATCTGGGTATCGCGGATCAATTGCGATTCCGCGAAACGCGGATGGGATTTTTTCATCAAGGCACGATTTACTCGATGAATAGCGTCGTCGAGTTTTTGCGCTTTCCACCGCTCGGCTGGGTGGATCGTTTTCGACTCGGCTTGAACATTGCGTACGCGCAAGTGATTCGCGATTGGCACGCGCTCGAAAGCGTCGGCGTCGAAGATTGGCTCGTTCAGTGGAGCGGACGCGGCACATACGAAAATATCTGGAAGCCGATGCTCAAAGCGAAATTCGACGGCGGTTTCGAGAACACGCCCGCGACGTACATCTGGGCGCGGATGGTGCGGACGCGTTCGACGCGCAGCGGCGCGAATCAAAAAGAAATGTCGGGGCATCTCATCGGCGGGTACGCGACGCTGATGCAAGCGATGGCGCAAAAAATTGAATCCGCCGGCGGCAAGATTCATTTGAAGACACCTGTGCAACAGGTTGTCCTCGAACAGAATCGCGCGCGCGGCATTCGCATCCGCGACACGGTGCGCGAGTTCGACGCGGTCGTCGTGACGATGCAAGCGCCGGTGTTTCGGCGCTTGATTCCAGACGCGCCCGCCGAGTATCACGATTTGCTCGGCAAGACCGACTACCTCGGCATCGTGTGTCCGTTGCTCGTGCTCGACAAACCGTTGACCGGGTATTGGACGCTCAACATTACGGACGACCGCGTGCCCTTCACCGGCGTCATCGAAACGACGGCGTACATTGATCCGAAATATGTCGGCGGCTATCATCTCGTTTATTTGCCCAAGTACACCGCGCCGGATAGCGACTGGCAAAAAAAATCGGACGAGGAGATTCGCGCGATCTGGTTGGAAAACTTACGCAAGATGTTTCCGACTTTCGATGTCCAGTCCATTCGTTATTTCCTCGTTCACCGCGAACGGTACGTCGAGCCGTTGCACGGATTAAACTCGGCGCATTTGATTCCGACGATTCAAACTCCAATCGCCAAGCTGTTTCTCGCGACGACCGCGCAAATTTATCCGGCGTTGACGAACGGCGAGTCGGTTACGCGCCACGCGCGGCAAGCGGCGCAAGTAATTTTGGCGAGCGAAACCTAG